In Cicer arietinum cultivar CDC Frontier isolate Library 1 chromosome 7, Cicar.CDCFrontier_v2.0, whole genome shotgun sequence, the genomic window CTCCGCCTCTTCCTCTCAAGAAAGCCGAAGAGAGGTCGGAATGGTGGATCGTCGACGGCGAAATGCATGAAATTGGCGATCACGTGCCTCCACGTGAGAGGTTCGTGATTCCCCGAGAGAATATTCCTAACAAGCGACGCAAGCAGTTGAGGGAACAGTTCATGCGCAAGACTCGCCTCGTTCTTAAGGAATCTGTTAGTCCCTCTTCTTTTTCCTTtgctttttttcattttttctttgcttcatttttttatttttttattaaattcacaTAATTAGTTACTGAAAAATGTCTTTTAGGAAATTATAATGGCTCTGTTCATACTTATGCCATATTGACTTGCTTGTAAGACGTTGCCaatttgtgattttattttttacatatatctgtgtgaaatttgaatcttcattttttgtgttaaattaCGTATTAAAAGGAGCACGATCCTTGGTGCAAAAGATATATGGAACTATATAATGAACTTCGAGAAAACTGGGAGAGACTTTATTGGGATGAGGGGTACTCTAATAAGCTTGCTCGGGATCATGCAAACTACGAGTctgctgaagatgatgatggtgaTTTCTCTCCTTACAGGTTTGCCTCCATTGTCTTTCTCCTTTCCTGCTTGGTTCGTTTCGTAACTGATTTTTCCTTAATGGTTTTTAATGTCACGTGCTGATGCAGTTGAGATTTTTGTGAAGAAGAAATGGACGAGTCGCTGTTATACTTAATATGTTTTGAGGAGTCTGTTTTTTGTTATCTATATACTCCTTTGGTGCTGGATTTTCTGTTTGAAATTTTgtgcatttataaattttaatttaacagCATTAGATTATTTTTCTTGGTCAATCAGATTAATGGTTTAAATTTCTTTAGTCATTAAGGAGATGGGATCTAATCTGGTATTATATGTTATGGCATTTCAGGAATAGAAGGCCCCAGATGGAATTTACCAAGGTACAATTGAACATTTTGAATATATACTAAATAATGACTAGTACAGCAGTTTGCCACTTTGTCTTGCATCAAAGTTTTTCCTTTGGCCATATCAAAGTTTTGAGGGTAATTGTGCTTACTGTtggtttttaaatttaagaagCCTAATCTTCTTTGAGAGGTGATGGGTGGGAAAGAAATGATTTTCAGTATATTTCATTTAGTTTCTCAGTCCAACTTTCTTATGAACTAAGAGCAAGCCCCTCTTAAGCAATACTAAGAACACCTgttcattatttttctcatttattgattttgttattgttattgataATTTGTTATTACAAGTTGATATCTGGCCCACTTTGGATCTAATTGTATAAGATAGTTGTAGTCTTTAAGATCCAAATTTTCTGTGCTATATTTTCCTGTGTAGTATTATCTCTCTGATGATTATAATTTAATGCAGGACGAGAATTTTGGTAGAAACAGACAATCTGATACTTGGGAGAAAGTTAACCTTATTCGCGATAAATTTGAGTACGATAGAGAGAGAAGAATGAGGGAGAAAGGTTAGTTAAGATTCTAGCTTTTTACCCTCATTTTCATGCAGCATCACAAATTTTAGTTATCCCATGCATACAACCTTTTTAAATTgacatttttatcaaatttttgtaAATGGCCAGAGGTCACTTTGTTACTATAGCAGTGATACTGTTGGCCTCATCATGGTGCTGAGCTGATATACTTTTTTCCTGGGTTTTTTATGTTGAACATTCAGAGTGGCTAACTAGGTAGTGAGCTGAGCATACTATAGTGGGCACAATGCATAAATTCTGCTAAATGAACTAAAAATTAAGTTAACCTAAGATGAATCTATAAGAAATATCTCAAACAGCTTGGTTTCTTTTAATCACACAGTAGATACTTTGAGACCTTTGGTTAATGTTTGATTTGTGTTTAGTCTAGCTGTAATCTGTTAAGAGAAGCTTGCCATTTTGAGAATCGTCACTGTGAATGTGTTGAAACCTGTCTTTCATACTattctaatttcaaattttcaatagCACTTTTGAAGGACAAAAATAGTTTGCCATGATTTCCTTTTTGTGAAAGCAAATGGTCATTTACTTCGCGTTATGTACTGAAGGAGCACGTCTACTATAATATCTATTGCAGTTTTTTGTCATGTTATCAATATTTCAACTTACAACATATCGAGCCTTTTAATGGTGCAGATCCTAGAAACCTAATTCTTCAAAATTGTAATAGAAACAATTGGTAATCAAGGAAGAGTTTCTTTCAcgtcacttattttattttacgagaAGTGACTATGTAATTCAAGACCTTCTTTAAGCTAACCATGAACCATCTCTTGTTTTTCGTatacaattttgttttgttggGTTAACTTCTAACGATATTTTGTTCTTTTCCTACATAAAAAGGGTTCAGTTTTCATCAATCCTTGTTTATTCCATTGCAGCATTTGCTCCCATGCATGGAGGATCTGTGGCTGACTCTCGCGATTCAGAAGGCTGGAACCAACCACTAAATACAGATCGATATTTTAGCCAAACCGAAGGATATCAAGAGGAGAAGAAATAAGCTGTGCCTGCCATTATGCAAAAGAGGTAGGATAGTTTTCAATATGACAGCAGTTTCAGAAAAATGTTGACAGAGAgattatataaatgtttttggTTTAAAGCTCCTTCAATTAGGAAGGTGAAAGGCAGGAATATGGTAATGTATTAATGCACTGACCTTTGCTCTACCCTCTCTTCCCCAAAGGTAGATCATTGTGACTTGTAAGAAAATTTGAAGTAACTTTATCTTGATGAGGATATTGTAACTATTAAACTCATTTAATATCTAGTGTGTAGATATTCTT contains:
- the LOC101507648 gene encoding uncharacterized protein, which codes for MFSLAKRLHSHHTLTPFLFRGSHQLRSPRTDSSHSRRRPKSPPLPLKKAEERSEWWIVDGEMHEIGDHVPPRERFVIPRENIPNKRRKQLREQFMRKTRLVLKESEHDPWCKRYMELYNELRENWERLYWDEGYSNKLARDHANYESAEDDDGDFSPYRNRRPQMEFTKDENFGRNRQSDTWEKVNLIRDKFEYDRERRMREKAFAPMHGGSVADSRDSEGWNQPLNTDRYFSQTEGYQEEKK